The DNA window CCCCTCAAACCTATCCAGTTGGATTGAGGAGATGACCTGGATTCAGCCGTTTAAGCCTATTGTCCTCAGCCCGACGCCCGAAACCGATGCGATCGCTCAACGCTATCTGGCAGCCCTTGATGATTTAGGCTTTGCCAGCGAAGAGCAAGGCATCTGGCTGCAGGTGGGGGATGATGTGGTGCTGGATCATGAAGGGACAACTCCCCTGTCGGCTGCGTCTCTGACCAAAATTGCCACGACCCTTGTGGCCCTGGACGAATGGGGCCCAGATCATCGGTTTGCCACGGTTCTGGCTACCACGGGGCCAGTTGAAAATGGTGTCCTCCAAGGCAATTTGATCATCCAGGGGGACGGCGATCCCTTTTTCGTGTGGGAGGAGGCGATCGTTTTGGGTAATGCCCTGAATCAAGCAGGCATCACCCAGGTGGCCGGGGATGTGGTGGTGGTGGGCAATTTTGTCATGAACTACGAAACGGATCCTTTGGTGGCGGGGGAGCTGTTTGTGCAGGCCTTGAACTCTCAGGACTGGGATGGTGAGGTGGCGGATCAATATGCGCGGTTACCTGAAAATACGCCCAAACCCACGGTGGCGATCGCTGGCTCGGTGACGGCAGCCTGGCAGATGCCCACGCGGGCCGTACCGATTTTGCAGCGCGACTCCCTGCCCCTGTCGCAAATCCTTAAGGCCATGAACATCTACAGCAACAACACCATGTCGGAGGTGATGGCGGAGGCGCTGGGCGGTGCAGATGTGGTGGCGGAACGGGCGGCGGCGATCGCTGGCGTGCCGGGGGAAGAAATTCAGCTGATCAATGGATCGGGTCTAGGGGAAGAAAACCGGGTCTCGCCAAGGGCGTCGGTGGCGATGCTGATCGCCATTCAGCGGGATATGCAGGAGACTCAACTGACGGTCTCTGATCTCTTTCCCGTGGCGGGGCGTGATGAAGGCACCCTGCTCTCCCGCGATCTTCCCACCCTGGCCGCTGTGAAAACCGGTACCCTCAACCAAGTGAGCGCCCTAGCTGGAGCCTTTCCCACCCAGCGCGGCGTGGTGTGGTTTGCCTTGATTAATCGCGGCTGGGATCTCGATAGCTTTCGCCAGCAGCAGGATGTGTTGCTACAGCAGGTGTTGGCAGAGTGGGATCCAGTGGCGATCGCTCCCCGTGAGCTACGCCCCGACAATACGGAAAACCCTGAGGATTTACTGGGAGCCCCAGAACGGACAAGGCAACTGACGGAAACGGCTCAGACGGCTGATAGCAATACTCTAGATTTCTGACCAAAACACGTTGAAAATTCCCGCGCCTTTGGGCTACGGAGCGTTACATTAGCGGCGCTGGAGGCTGCGAGGATCGAGGGCATCCCGCAGCCCATCGCCCAGCAGGTTGAACGACAGCACCGTCAGCACAATCAGCACCGCAGGCGACCAAACCAGCCAAGGCTGCAGCACCAGCACCGATGCATTGGTGGCTAGGGAGAGCATATTGCCCCAGGAAGGATCGGGCTGTTGAATACCCAGGCCAATGAGGCTGAGCACCGCCTCGGCAATGATGAAGCTGGGAATGGACAGCGTGGCGGCAATGATCACGTAGGTTGCGGTCTGGGGCAAGACGTGGCGGACGATGATGTATAGCGGTTTGGCTCCCATGGCCTGGGCCGCCTGCACAAATTCTCGTTCCTTAATGGACAAGACCTGTCCACGAATCACCCGCGCCAGACCTGACCAACTGACGAAGGAGGTAATCAAAATAATCAGCATGAAACGCTGGGAACTGCTGAGCCCCACCGGCAGCACCGCCGCCAGGGCCACCAAGAGGTAAATGGTGGGAATGGTCATCAACACCTCCACTAGACGCATGAGGGTCGCATCGACCATGCCGCCAAAATAGCCGGAAATGCCGCCGACCAGCATCCCCAGCGGGAAGGAAATGGCAATCCCAATTAGGCCAATACTGAGGCTAATACGGCCGCCGTGGATGAGCCGACTTAACTGATCCCGAGCTTGTTCATCGGTGCCTAGGAGGTTCAGCCGTCCTTCGCCCACGGTGCCAAAGAGATGGCGATCGCCCGGAATGCCTGGAAACAGGGTCACTTCTTCAAAGATGCGATCGCCCCCAGAACCTAGATTGACCGGCAGGGGCAAGGTGACTCTTAGAAATTGATAGGCATCACCGCGTACAAACAAACGGATCGGCGACGGTTGGCTATCGTCGGCAATTAGTTCCCGTTTGCCAGTTTCTAGGCTTACGGGCCCTTGGGTGGTGGGATAAACATGGGGGCCAATAAACTGCCCGGATGCATTCCGCCAGTAGATTTGGGTGGGCGGCAGCAGCGATCCATCCAGCTGAGACTCGTAGGGATCGTAGGGCGCTACAAATTCTGCCAATCCTACGGTTAGGTAGAACAGGATCAAGACCGTTGCACCGAAGCGAGCCAGGTTATTCTTCGAGAGTTTTTGCCACCAGTTCATACGTCAGCCCGAATCATCGTTGCCTATGATTTTAGTGCGTTTTTGAGATGGTGGTGGATCGCAGGCGTGAATGTTGGGGATAGTGCCAGGGTATTGCTCACCCTACAACTCCAGCTACTGATCACGTCTCACGTCAGTCCATGGTCAGCGGCATAGCTCAGCAGCCAGTTCACCATGGTAGCTCGACGGGTTTTGCGGGGGATGAGTTCATTGATGGAATAGCCCTGGAAGCCGAGGTGCTCTTTCAACAGTTGCTTATGTGGCTTGGGAATGGAGCGGGTGAGCTGCACGGTGGCAGGACGGCTTTCGATGAAGGCGGGGGGGGTGGGGTAGCGTTCTTGCCAGTCGGGCGACACTTGGCTGAGATCCCAGCCATCCTCGGTCTGCCGATAGCCGAGGTAGTGCCAGACTAAGCGATGGACGGTGTCGTCATCGAGGTCGTCGTTGAGAATGGCCCAGAAGGTCTCGGTGGTTAAGGGAGGCAGGTTATCCATGGGCGATCGCGTTCTAGCTACAGATATTGAGTGTAGACCGTGATCACGATGATTTCGGCCGATCGCTCCACAAAAATGGGCTTGATTTGCTTGGTGCTATAGAGTTTGCCGTTCCATTCTTGCTGAAAGGGCACGCTGTATTGGCACTGAAATTGATTGACGCCAAGGGATTTCCAAGCACTGTTGCGGATTGCTTCCTGCACTTCATCAATCGAAAATCCACGCCTGAGCGTGTAACCATGGGCGTGCTTAGAAAGGCGAATGGGCTTCATTCGGTACCGGCACTATTGGAGTAAAAAGGGAAACACACTGCGGATGGCGCGCCGCAGATGGAGGAGATAGATGGTGTATTCTACTTCGGGGGATAGGCGCGGGCGAATGTCTGGCCCCTCTTGCAGTTCGGCAATTAGTTCTTCATACTCTGCCACGGTCAACGGTTCGCCATCTAAGGGCGATCGCGCGTCGGTAATAATTTCCGTTTGCAGAATTTCCTCAGGCATGTCCTCCGGGGGCGGCAAGGCTACTCCTGGCAGCCATCCACCTCCGATCAAAACCGTTGTTAGCAATCCAATCCCAAGCGATCGCCCAGCGTTCATGGTCAATTTTCTCTCTCATGCCACGATCATTCCCTACCTTAACCCGTTTGTCGCCAACTCGTACTAAGCGTCACGTTAATCCTGGCGGCAGGGGTTCTTGGCATTGGTGATGGATCTCGGTGATCCGGTCAAATAGCCAGCCGTGGGCTTGGCGATAGGTGGGAATCAAGGCTAGGGGGCTGAGGAGGGCGGCGGCGGCAATATCGGCAGCAGTGAGGCGATCGCCCACGAGGAAAGGAGTCTGCCAGCGGTGGTGCAGGATCTCCAGCCCTGTATCTAACCGCAGGCGGGCCTGGGCTACTTTGGCGGGAGTCATGCCATATTGCGATCGCACGATGCGGATCACGGCTTGGCTCATCCAGGAGGGATCGATGGCCTTGCCTTCTCCGGCGCGATAGTCGTAGTACACAAAGCGGGTGGCGGTGCCGATGCTTTCGTCGAGCCAGTCTTCCAGGAGCCAAATGTCGGCGGCTTGGGTGGGATCTTCTAGGGATAGGCTAGGGGCGGGCTGATGCTGGTCTAGAAAGTGCAGGATTTGGGTGGAATCACCAAGGGCGATCGCTCCCTCGGAGGGAATTAGGGTAGGTACGGTAGTCAGCCCCGTGAGCGGTTTCAGCCGCAGGGCGTGAATGCCGGGGGTGAGATTTTCTACGCGGTAGTCGATCTGTTTATAACCTAGGGCCAGCCGGGCTTTGCGGCAATAGTGGGAGGTGCTAAACTGAAGCAGCAGCATGGGGGGCTCGGTGAAGGGGCAGTAACGAGGACACGACGACGTGATGGGGAGGAACCTCTGTGGATGGGTAGGATGAGCGGCACCATAACGCATCAATGTTCTGCAAGTATCAGTAGGATGCGTAAGCGATCGCGTCATGCATCCAAGCTTCATGAAACGGTGCGTTACGGCTGCGCCTAACAGCACACTACCATGGGGGCACTAGCTCGGATCTCCCCACACCAATGCTTTACGAGACGGTGCGTTACGGCTGCGCCTAACAGCACACTACCGTAGATGGATGTTTGCTGAGCGATCGCAGGGCTTTATCCTAAAGCAAAATCGAGGCTTCTTCGGCTAGCTTCGATCGCTCGCCTTTATACAGGGTAATGTGGCCGGCTAGGGGATTATTTTTGAACCGTTCTACCACATAGGTTAGACCGTTACTCGCCGCGTCTACGTAGGGATTGTCGATCTGGTCAATGTCGCCGGTGAGCACAATTTTGGTGCCCTCACCTGCCCGCGTCAGGATGGTTTTCACTTCGTGGGGCGTGAGGTTCTGGGCTTCGTCGATGATGAAGTATTGCTGGGGGATGCTGCGTCCGCGAATGTAGGCTAGGGCTTCAATTTGCAAGAGGCCGCGATCGCTGAGTTCTTCATAGCCATGCCGCCAATGGCCGGGTTTATCCACGGAGCTGGGGTTGCCAAAAATCAGGTCAAAATTATCGTAGAGGGGACGCATCCAAGGGGTGAGTTTTTCGTTGACATCGCCCGGTAGATAGCCCAAGTCTTTACCCATGGGGACGATGGGGCGGGAAATCAAGAGGCGGCTGTAGAGGCGTTCATCGGCCACTTTATGTAGACCGGCAGCGATCGCCAAGAGGGTTTTGCCGGTGCCAGCTTTGCCCACTAGGGTCACCAAGGGAACCGAATCTCGCAGCAGTAGCTCGAAGGCAAACTTTTGTTCGCGGTTGCGGGCCTGGATGCGCGAAATGCCCGTGTAGGGAAATTTGGGCAGGGGAGTAATCTGACCGGTCAACCCATCGACGAGACCCAGGGCCGTGTGGGAGGGATTGGTTTCATCGACTAAGGTAATGGCTTGGTTGGGCAATAGCTTGGCATCAAGGGCGATCGCTCCTTCGCGATAGAGTTGGTCGATCACCTCAGCAGACACCATCACATCCACCATGCCGGTGTAGAGATCGTCAACGTCTACCTTATCGGTTTCGTAGTCTTCCGATCGCAGATCTAGGGCATCGGCCTTAATGCGTAGATTGGTATCTTTACTCACCAGAATGACGGGGCAATCACATTGGCGCTTAAGTTCTAGGGCCACGGCTAAGATGGCATTATCCGCCTGATCGCCTTCCAACTCGGGCGGTAGGGCCTCCAAGGTTTCTCGATGGCATAGGGCCACACGCAAATGGCCGCCATTCTCTAGGGGAATGCCGTCCGTTAAATGGCCTTGCTGGCGCAGGGCGTCGAGGTTACGAGACACTTGGCGGGCATTGCGCCCGGTCATTTCTGGCTGTTTCTTGAAGCGATCCAGCTCTTCAATGATGGTGATCGGTAAGACCACGTCATTATCCTCAAACCTCAGCATCGCACTTGGATCATGGAGCAATACATTGGTGTCGAGAACAAAGACTTTTTTCATTGAGGACATTCCATAAAGATGCAGTGGGCGATCGCACAGAGACAGAAAACCGGGATGTCTAGAGATCTCTCTTAGACGGCTGCCATAGCAAAAATCCAGAGCCAGAGCAGCACCGCGATGACTAGACTAACCAACAATCCCATGAAATGGGGACGATTCGGGAGTGAACTAGGACGCATCGTGCTTCCTCCCTTAGTGCTATACCTTAATTATTGAATAAAGCTTAGAGCCACGGGGGATTCGGCAACGAACTGTCACATCTTGGCTACCTGAGCGTTAGCTAGTCACAGCGTTGCTGGGCCTGCTCTTGCCATTGCTGGTGGGACTGTTTTAAAAGAGCGATCGCTT is part of the Leptolyngbya sp. CCY15150 genome and encodes:
- a CDS encoding PhoH family protein encodes the protein MKKVFVLDTNVLLHDPSAMLRFEDNDVVLPITIIEELDRFKKQPEMTGRNARQVSRNLDALRQQGHLTDGIPLENGGHLRVALCHRETLEALPPELEGDQADNAILAVALELKRQCDCPVILVSKDTNLRIKADALDLRSEDYETDKVDVDDLYTGMVDVMVSAEVIDQLYREGAIALDAKLLPNQAITLVDETNPSHTALGLVDGLTGQITPLPKFPYTGISRIQARNREQKFAFELLLRDSVPLVTLVGKAGTGKTLLAIAAGLHKVADERLYSRLLISRPIVPMGKDLGYLPGDVNEKLTPWMRPLYDNFDLIFGNPSSVDKPGHWRHGYEELSDRGLLQIEALAYIRGRSIPQQYFIIDEAQNLTPHEVKTILTRAGEGTKIVLTGDIDQIDNPYVDAASNGLTYVVERFKNNPLAGHITLYKGERSKLAEEASILL
- a CDS encoding glutathione S-transferase family protein; the encoded protein is MLLLQFSTSHYCRKARLALGYKQIDYRVENLTPGIHALRLKPLTGLTTVPTLIPSEGAIALGDSTQILHFLDQHQPAPSLSLEDPTQAADIWLLEDWLDESIGTATRFVYYDYRAGEGKAIDPSWMSQAVIRIVRSQYGMTPAKVAQARLRLDTGLEILHHRWQTPFLVGDRLTAADIAAAALLSPLALIPTYRQAHGWLFDRITEIHHQCQEPLPPGLT
- a CDS encoding D-alanyl-D-alanine carboxypeptidase, which translates into the protein MLYRIDDTRIMHHAQLALVGFLFAWMGGGEVQVLRPSNLSSWIEEMTWIQPFKPIVLSPTPETDAIAQRYLAALDDLGFASEEQGIWLQVGDDVVLDHEGTTPLSAASLTKIATTLVALDEWGPDHRFATVLATTGPVENGVLQGNLIIQGDGDPFFVWEEAIVLGNALNQAGITQVAGDVVVVGNFVMNYETDPLVAGELFVQALNSQDWDGEVADQYARLPENTPKPTVAIAGSVTAAWQMPTRAVPILQRDSLPLSQILKAMNIYSNNTMSEVMAEALGGADVVAERAAAIAGVPGEEIQLINGSGLGEENRVSPRASVAMLIAIQRDMQETQLTVSDLFPVAGRDEGTLLSRDLPTLAAVKTGTLNQVSALAGAFPTQRGVVWFALINRGWDLDSFRQQQDVLLQQVLAEWDPVAIAPRELRPDNTENPEDLLGAPERTRQLTETAQTADSNTLDF
- a CDS encoding DUF1823 family protein — protein: MDNLPPLTTETFWAILNDDLDDDTVHRLVWHYLGYRQTEDGWDLSQVSPDWQERYPTPPAFIESRPATVQLTRSIPKPHKQLLKEHLGFQGYSINELIPRKTRRATMVNWLLSYAADHGLT
- a CDS encoding ABC transporter permease; its protein translation is MNWWQKLSKNNLARFGATVLILFYLTVGLAEFVAPYDPYESQLDGSLLPPTQIYWRNASGQFIGPHVYPTTQGPVSLETGKRELIADDSQPSPIRLFVRGDAYQFLRVTLPLPVNLGSGGDRIFEEVTLFPGIPGDRHLFGTVGEGRLNLLGTDEQARDQLSRLIHGGRISLSIGLIGIAISFPLGMLVGGISGYFGGMVDATLMRLVEVLMTIPTIYLLVALAAVLPVGLSSSQRFMLIILITSFVSWSGLARVIRGQVLSIKEREFVQAAQAMGAKPLYIIVRHVLPQTATYVIIAATLSIPSFIIAEAVLSLIGLGIQQPDPSWGNMLSLATNASVLVLQPWLVWSPAVLIVLTVLSFNLLGDGLRDALDPRSLQRR